In the Desulfosporosinus acidiphilus SJ4 genome, AGCAACCCTGATTTGCAGGAACGTGAGCTGTTGAAAAGGCAGGTGCTAATTGAGTCTGTCATAAACGCTTTGTCTGTCAAATATGATATTGAACTGTCAGAGCTTGCCGCACGATTTTCGGTTGAAATATTTCACATCGCATTTAAAAAATGGATCAAAAGTGACGAGAAAAGCTTTGCCGAGCAAGTACTCGATGTTTATGCGCTGTATGAAAAACTAATCACCTCACCTGTTTCGCTTGGCTAACCTTCAAGAGGAAATAGCCGCTTTTGGAGATGGAGTTCGAGTGAGTAGATTACGAGGAAGGGATGAAAGCAACATTTTGAGCTTGTTGCTTGACATATTCTATATTCTCAAGTAATATTAGCTTAATTTAACAAGATTTTACAGGTGCCCAATGTGGGAGAATAGGGAACCGGGTGAAAGTCCCGGACGGACCCGCCACTGTAAAGGGGAGCTATTGTCATTACCACTCTGTAAGGAGGAAGGAGGCAAGGAGGCTATGAACCTAAGTCAGGAGACCTGCCTGTAAAATACTTAGTATCGACTTCGTGTCTAAGTCGATTTAGGTGAGGATGATGGAAAAATCCGCACTCATAATGAGTTGCGGGTTTTTTGTTTTTATTTTAAGTTACTAGTTTCGTGGGAGGAGGGGGCAGATGTTCCCATGGGAATTTCCTGAGGGAGATGTAGCTATAGGTCAGTCGCAGAAGTTCATAATGGGAGCATAACCAATGTATGTCAATTGAAAAAGCGTTTGCACAAAATGGACTTTAGTAAACCCGGATGGCCATGAAGTCTATTTATAACAAGATACACAAGGAGCTAGCAATTCTATAAAAACAAGAGGAAAACCAAGAGAAATTAAATTCATATAGGGAGGATAATGATGAGTTTGTTAACGAAAGCATTGGAAGGAATAATTACACCTGAAATGGATCAGGTGGCAGCCCAGGAGAACGTCTCACCGGAATTTATTAGGCAGGGAGTTGCCGCTGGCAGAATAGTAATCCCTTGTAATTTTCATCATAAGACTATTGTTCCTATAGGGATAGGAAATGGGCTGCGTACAAAGGTCAGTGCCAGTATCGGTCTTTACGGTAATAATGCTGTAATCGACGAAGAAGTTAAAAAGATCAAAACAGCGTTAACAGCAGGCACGGATGCTCTAATGGATTTAAGCGTTAGCGGTGATATCGACACGATGCGTAAAGAGACACTAAATTCTGCTTCCGTTCCAGTTGGTACACTGCCGGTTTATCAGGCAATCGCTGAAGCAGGAGAAAAGTACGGTTCGAGTGTGAAAATGGATGCCGAGGAAATGTTTGAGGTCATTGAACGTCATGCTGCCGATGGTGTTGACTTCTTAGCTTTACACTGTGCAACAACCATGGATGTTGTGGAACGAGCAAAGAAAGAAGGGCGTATTGACCCACTAGTAAGTTATGGAGGTGTTCACCTAATTGGTTGGATGATCGCCAATCAATGTGAAAATCCCCTTTACGAACAATATGATCGGGTATTGGAAATTGCCAGAAAATATAACGTTACCCTAAGCCTGGCAGACGGGATGAGGCCGGGTTGTCTGGCTGATTCTTTGGACGGAGCGCAGGTTCAGGAACTGGTAATCCTGGGAGAACTGGTCAGACGGGCTCGGGAAGGGGGGGTTCAAATCATGATTAAAGGACCTGGACATATGCCCCTTGATCATGTAAAGGCGACGGTTACTTTGCAAAAGAGCCTTTGTAAGGGGGCCCCATATTTTGTTTTCGGGCCTTTGCTTACGGATATTGCTGCCGGTTATGACCATATTAATGCTGCAATCGGGGGTGCCATCAGTGCCTGGGCCGGTGCGGAATTTCTCTGCTATGTAACTCCTGCTGAACATATTGGCGTTCCCAGTATTGATCAGGTACGGGAGGGAGTCATAGCTGCCCGTATCGCTGCACATGCCGGAGACCTGGCCAAAGGGATGAAAGAAGCCCATCAATGGGATTTAGAAATGTCTATGGCTCGGAAAAACCTGAACTGGAAAAGAC is a window encoding:
- the thiC gene encoding phosphomethylpyrimidine synthase ThiC, giving the protein MSLLTKALEGIITPEMDQVAAQENVSPEFIRQGVAAGRIVIPCNFHHKTIVPIGIGNGLRTKVSASIGLYGNNAVIDEEVKKIKTALTAGTDALMDLSVSGDIDTMRKETLNSASVPVGTLPVYQAIAEAGEKYGSSVKMDAEEMFEVIERHAADGVDFLALHCATTMDVVERAKKEGRIDPLVSYGGVHLIGWMIANQCENPLYEQYDRVLEIARKYNVTLSLADGMRPGCLADSLDGAQVQELVILGELVRRAREGGVQIMIKGPGHMPLDHVKATVTLQKSLCKGAPYFVFGPLLTDIAAGYDHINAAIGGAISAWAGAEFLCYVTPAEHIGVPSIDQVREGVIAARIAAHAGDLAKGMKEAHQWDLEMSMARKNLNWKRQLELALDPQRAKEIRKTRNSGESSACAMCGKYCAMEIVAKYLNTTKHSC